Genomic window (Candidatus Caldatribacterium sp.):
CGTTCATCAACCTTGAGCTTTACTTTAGCATAACCTTCTTTGAGTTCAAGAAGCGAAAAGCGGAATAAATTTGCAAAGGGCTCTTCTTGAAAACGCTTCTTAAGCTGCTCCAGCTTCTGTTTGCTCACAGCCAGCCTCAAGAGAAAAGTTGGCTGAGAGGGGTGGATTCGAACCACCACTACGTGATCCAGAGTCACGCGTCCTACCCTTAGACGACCTCTCAGCAGGAGCAAGGATATAATACCACGGCTTTGGGGGATTTTCAAGGGAAAGGTCTTTCGTGATTCTATTTGCTTTTTCTCTCAAAATAAGATATAATACCAAAAAATGCGGCGGGAATGATGCTCTTGACCGTCCAGAATCTCCAAGAAATCAAGGAGTGGGTTAGCTCCCTCGTCGGACGAGAGGCCATTGTTGAGGTGAACAAAGGGCGCAAAAAAACCATTGTCCGAAAAGGCGTCATAGAGGCAATCTACCCTTTCTTCTTCATCCTCCGAGTGGACGTGGACGGCACCGCCCAGCGCATCGCCTTCAACTACGCCGACATCCTCACGAAAACTGTAGAGCTCGAAATCCTCTAACCCTTCATGGAGCGGAAGTACCCATACCCTTTTGAGGTCTCTCTTGAGGAAGCCCTCCGCATTCAGGAGACCATCCGTCGGAGTATCTCTTTTGATTTCCCCTTTGAAGATGAAGCGGTTACCCTTCTTGCCGGCGTTGACGTCTCGTACGACCGAAAAGGAAAAGCCCTTGCGGTTGTGGTGGTGCTCTCCTGGCCTTCCCTTGCGGTTGTGGAGGTGGCTTCGGGAGTCCACAAACCTTGCTTCCCCTACATTCCCGGTTTCCTCTCCTTCCGGGAAGGTCCGGCCATAGAAAGGGCTCTTTCGCACCTTACGGTTACCCCCCAT
Coding sequences:
- a CDS encoding Veg family protein → MMLLTVQNLQEIKEWVSSLVGREAIVEVNKGRKKTIVRKGVIEAIYPFFFILRVDVDGTAQRIAFNYADILTKTVELEIL